One Dehalogenimonas sp. THU2 DNA window includes the following coding sequences:
- a CDS encoding DUF177 domain-containing protein encodes MLIFNVAQLEKSPVGTTREYQVDDQVDIDGYMVTVKGEVQLIRTNLSVLVKANLETALPLECCRCLRDFDCALKVTFQEEFLPTLDVMSGLPVDVEDPDETFTIDEHHDLDLREAVRQYVILSQPMKPLCRMDCPGIAPKFAS; translated from the coding sequence GTGCTTATATTCAACGTGGCGCAATTGGAAAAGTCGCCTGTCGGCACCACCAGGGAATACCAGGTAGACGACCAGGTGGACATCGACGGTTACATGGTCACCGTCAAGGGCGAGGTGCAGTTGATCCGCACCAACCTATCGGTGCTGGTGAAAGCGAACCTGGAAACGGCCCTACCGCTTGAATGCTGCCGCTGCCTGAGAGATTTCGACTGTGCGCTGAAGGTGACGTTCCAGGAGGAATTCCTCCCGACGCTGGATGTGATGAGCGGCCTGCCGGTGGATGTCGAAGATCCGGATGAGACCTTCACCATCGACGAGCACCACGATCTGGACCTCAGGGAGGCGGTGAGACAGTACGTCATCCTATCTCAGCCGATGAAGCCTCTCTGCCGGATGGATTGCCCTGGTATCGCGCCCAAGTTCGCGTCGTAG
- a CDS encoding response regulator transcription factor, which translates to MAVKQQTGPESLIVLMIGFNPVVREGLQAILSKDPRITRVDDAADERQALQYIKSARDRGKPVRVVLTETRNDKVDGVQITRLIKEEFPEIAVLVLTENLNDSYVIDAIHAGAGGYIFLKDMTPDALIQSILRVIQGDAQVTTVLLRAAVENLLQNGRKTLAERTAEAAHLTAREVDVLRLMGNGDSNKEISANLNIGMDTAKKHVRNVIDKLQARSRTHASIIAAQAGIIGKQPITPLIEG; encoded by the coding sequence ATGGCGGTCAAACAGCAAACGGGACCTGAATCCTTGATAGTATTGATGATCGGGTTCAACCCGGTGGTCCGTGAAGGTTTGCAGGCTATCCTCTCCAAAGACCCGCGGATTACCAGGGTTGACGATGCCGCGGATGAACGTCAGGCGCTGCAGTATATAAAATCTGCCCGGGACCGGGGCAAGCCGGTCAGGGTGGTGTTGACCGAAACCCGGAATGACAAAGTTGACGGCGTGCAGATCACCCGCCTCATCAAGGAAGAATTCCCTGAGATAGCCGTCTTGGTGCTTACGGAAAATCTCAACGATTCTTACGTCATCGACGCCATCCACGCTGGCGCGGGCGGATACATCTTCCTTAAGGATATGACCCCGGACGCCTTGATTCAGAGCATTCTCCGGGTGATTCAGGGCGACGCGCAGGTGACCACGGTGCTGCTGCGCGCTGCGGTGGAAAATTTACTGCAAAACGGCCGCAAGACCCTTGCCGAACGCACCGCCGAAGCCGCTCACCTCACCGCCAGGGAAGTAGATGTGCTCCGGCTTATGGGCAACGGGGATTCCAACAAAGAGATATCCGCTAATTTGAACATTGGTATGGATACCGCCAAAAAACATGTGCGCAACGTCATCGACAAGCTGCAAGCCCGCAGCCGCACCCACGCCTCCATCATCGCCGCCCAGGCTGGCATCATAGGCAAACAACCCATCACGCCATTAATCGAAGGCTAG
- a CDS encoding DUF5670 family protein produces MDLLLLIVVILLILWFTGWRGGWGRGGSSNQGLIHIILVLAVIILIVWLLKAVLNIF; encoded by the coding sequence ATGGATCTCTTATTACTCATCGTGGTCATCCTGCTCATACTCTGGTTCACGGGGTGGCGTGGAGGGTGGGGACGAGGTGGTTCCTCCAACCAGGGACTGATCCATATCATCTTGGTTCTGGCTGTGATAATCCTGATCGTCTGGCTGCTGAAAGCGGTGTTGAACATTTTCTAA
- a CDS encoding lmo0937 family membrane protein, with protein MLLLIAIILIVLWALGLFAFSLGALVNIALVLAVILIIVWLLKSVFRAF; from the coding sequence ATGCTGCTTCTAATCGCAATCATACTCATAGTCCTGTGGGCGCTAGGTTTGTTTGCCTTCAGCCTGGGCGCGCTGGTCAATATCGCGCTTGTCCTGGCGGTGATACTTATAATCGTCTGGCTGTTGAAAAGCGTTTTCAGGGCGTTTTAG
- a CDS encoding DUF1508 domain-containing protein: MNKSSRFVPTIRLEQYDVINKKNEDMGQIQTFVVDMNEGLIAFALVAFGGTLGISDKWFALPWEALKWRPEDMKFVLDMPAEVLQEAPGMDKDHWLEEIEKWQKDEDMADIDRYYTRHGYRSYLGVVQSVNVKRARRVVDAKFEINKDVAGEFRFKLIATNGEVIAVSEGYNAKAGVLNGIESVRNNAPDALIDDKTG, from the coding sequence ATGAATAAATCATCGAGGTTCGTACCTACTATAAGACTGGAACAGTACGATGTGATCAACAAAAAGAACGAGGACATGGGTCAGATCCAAACCTTCGTCGTGGATATGAACGAGGGATTGATCGCGTTTGCGCTGGTGGCTTTCGGAGGCACCCTGGGTATCAGCGACAAGTGGTTCGCCCTGCCCTGGGAGGCTTTGAAGTGGCGTCCGGAAGATATGAAATTCGTCCTGGATATGCCGGCGGAAGTACTGCAGGAAGCTCCCGGCATGGACAAGGATCATTGGCTGGAAGAGATAGAGAAGTGGCAGAAAGATGAAGATATGGCGGATATCGACCGTTATTATACCCGCCACGGGTATAGGTCGTACCTGGGTGTTGTCCAGTCGGTGAACGTAAAGCGAGCCCGGCGCGTGGTGGACGCTAAATTCGAAATCAACAAGGATGTGGCGGGCGAGTTCCGGTTCAAGCTGATCGCCACCAATGGTGAGGTTATTGCGGTTTCCGAGGGTTACAACGCCAAAGCCGGTGTGCTGAACGGCATCGAGTCTGTCAGGAATAACGCACCGGATGCCCTGATCGACGACAAGACGGGCTAG
- the purF gene encoding amidophosphoribosyltransferase, with protein MTGLKIPRSDSPREECGVFGIYAPAEDVSRISFFALFALQHRGQESSGIATADGRIIHHYARMGLVSQVFSEHALNSLKGHTAIGHNRYSTAGSSCSNNAQPLIVGEGDNQIALAHNGNITNAEELRRELDALGYHFRTSTDSEVIANLIMSAPFSTLTERIRHAMGRLRGAYSATLLTKDTLYAMRDPLGVRPLCLGTIGHGGWVVASETCALGHIGAEFVREIEPGEIIRIDANGVESYKEDSGRRALCIFEYIYFARPDSIMNNRLLYSARQAMGAELSREHPVEADLVVGVPDSATAAGAGYALASGIPPAEGLIKNRYMGRTFIEPTQRIRDLGVKLKFNPLQSVLEGKRVVLVDDSIVRGTTTPQVIKLLKRAGAKEVHMRVCAPPICHPCFFGVDMATRRELIAARMSVPEIKDYIGADSLGYLSVEGLIRAVGAPRDNFCLACFTGDYPVPVQLEMDKLALEGLATNNCEPGITAEFDAEEVPAVNY; from the coding sequence GTGACAGGGCTGAAAATCCCGAGGAGTGATTCACCGCGAGAGGAATGCGGTGTCTTCGGTATCTACGCCCCCGCCGAAGATGTATCCCGGATCTCTTTCTTTGCCCTCTTCGCCCTTCAACATCGCGGTCAGGAATCTTCAGGCATCGCCACCGCCGACGGCCGCATCATCCATCATTACGCCCGTATGGGTCTGGTGTCCCAGGTATTTTCCGAGCATGCGTTGAACTCGCTCAAGGGTCATACCGCAATCGGTCACAATCGCTATTCCACCGCCGGTTCAAGCTGCTCCAACAATGCACAACCGCTTATCGTCGGCGAAGGGGACAATCAGATCGCCCTGGCGCATAACGGCAACATCACCAATGCCGAAGAGTTGCGCCGGGAGCTGGACGCGCTGGGCTACCATTTCAGAACCAGTACCGATTCCGAGGTCATCGCCAACCTCATCATGTCCGCACCGTTCTCCACACTGACCGAACGCATCCGCCATGCCATGGGCCGGCTGCGCGGGGCTTATTCGGCCACTCTCCTGACCAAAGACACTCTTTACGCCATGCGCGACCCGCTTGGAGTGCGACCTCTGTGCCTGGGGACTATCGGCCATGGCGGCTGGGTTGTGGCATCGGAGACCTGCGCGCTGGGGCATATCGGCGCCGAGTTCGTCCGTGAGATAGAACCCGGCGAGATCATCCGGATCGATGCCAACGGCGTCGAGAGTTATAAAGAAGATTCCGGCCGGCGCGCCCTGTGCATTTTTGAATATATCTATTTTGCCCGCCCCGACAGCATTATGAACAACCGCCTTCTCTACTCCGCCCGCCAGGCCATGGGCGCCGAACTGTCCCGGGAGCATCCGGTTGAGGCGGACCTGGTGGTCGGTGTACCGGATTCGGCTACGGCGGCGGGCGCGGGTTACGCCTTGGCCAGCGGCATTCCCCCGGCCGAAGGCCTGATCAAGAACCGCTATATGGGACGCACCTTCATCGAACCCACCCAGCGCATCCGCGACCTGGGAGTGAAGCTCAAGTTCAACCCGCTTCAGTCGGTGCTGGAAGGCAAACGGGTCGTCCTGGTGGATGACTCCATCGTCCGCGGCACGACCACGCCGCAGGTGATCAAGCTGTTGAAACGCGCCGGGGCCAAAGAAGTCCACATGCGCGTCTGCGCCCCGCCCATCTGCCACCCCTGCTTTTTCGGGGTGGACATGGCCACCCGGCGTGAACTGATTGCCGCGCGCATGAGCGTCCCGGAAATCAAGGATTACATCGGTGCCGATTCGCTGGGTTATCTCAGCGTTGAGGGGCTTATCCGGGCTGTGGGCGCGCCGAGAGACAATTTCTGCCTGGCCTGCTTCACTGGCGATTATCCGGTACCGGTGCAACTGGAGATGGACAAGCTGGCTCTGGAGGGACTGGCGACGAATAATTGCGAACCGGGTATCACCGCTGAGTTCGATGCAGAGGAAGTGCCGGCGGTGAATTACTAG
- a CDS encoding acyl-CoA dehydrogenase family protein: MEYFLNELQTTVQDLARTIAEEKVLPVRAELDEKEQFPTEIMKEIAASGLFGIAIPEELGGIGGGAFELCLATEQFARVCGGVAVSYAANFLGSDILIDNGSAEQKARFLPDIASGAKLCAFAITEETAGSDAGAVKTTAVKTENGYLINGSKRFITNGGDADLYTLIVRTEPGKSARGLSAIIVEKGTPGFSFGRKEKKMGIRASSTRELLFDDCLVPFENLIGKEGMGFFYAMKLFEKSRPGIGAQAVGIAQGAFEAAMEHAKNRVQFGEPVFNFQAVQHMLANMAMDIEAARALIYASARTVDSGLQKSANMESSMSKVYASDVAMRVTTDAIQVMGGVGYMRDYPVEKMMRDAKITQLYEGTNQILRNIIAGELRKRY; encoded by the coding sequence GTGGAATATTTTTTGAATGAACTTCAAACCACCGTCCAGGACCTGGCCCGCACCATCGCCGAGGAAAAGGTTCTGCCGGTCCGCGCCGAGCTGGATGAAAAAGAGCAATTCCCCACCGAGATCATGAAGGAGATCGCCGCTTCCGGCCTGTTCGGCATCGCCATCCCGGAGGAACTAGGCGGCATCGGCGGCGGCGCCTTTGAGTTGTGCCTGGCTACCGAGCAGTTCGCCCGCGTCTGCGGCGGCGTGGCCGTGTCCTATGCCGCTAACTTTCTGGGTTCCGATATCCTCATCGACAACGGCTCGGCGGAACAGAAAGCCCGCTTCCTGCCGGATATCGCCTCCGGCGCCAAGCTTTGCGCTTTCGCCATCACCGAAGAGACCGCCGGCTCCGACGCAGGCGCAGTCAAGACCACCGCGGTCAAGACGGAAAACGGCTACCTAATTAACGGGAGCAAGCGTTTTATCACCAACGGCGGCGACGCCGACCTTTACACCCTTATCGTCCGAACCGAACCCGGTAAAAGCGCCCGCGGCCTTTCGGCCATTATCGTGGAAAAGGGCACGCCCGGTTTCAGCTTCGGCCGCAAGGAAAAGAAGATGGGCATCCGCGCCTCATCGACGCGGGAACTCCTTTTCGACGACTGTCTGGTGCCCTTTGAGAACCTTATCGGCAAAGAAGGCATGGGCTTCTTCTACGCCATGAAACTTTTTGAGAAATCCCGGCCGGGCATCGGCGCCCAGGCCGTCGGTATCGCCCAGGGCGCCTTCGAGGCGGCAATGGAGCACGCCAAGAACCGTGTCCAGTTCGGTGAGCCGGTTTTCAATTTCCAGGCCGTCCAGCACATGCTGGCCAATATGGCCATGGACATAGAGGCCGCCCGCGCCCTCATTTACGCCTCCGCCCGCACCGTCGATTCCGGCCTGCAGAAGAGCGCCAACATGGAATCTTCCATGAGCAAGGTGTACGCTTCTGATGTGGCTATGCGCGTCACTACCGATGCCATCCAGGTCATGGGCGGCGTGGGCTACATGCGGGATTATCCGGTGGAAAAGATGATGCGGGACGCCAAGATCACCCAGCTCTACGAGGGCACCAACCAGATCCTGCGCAACATTATTGCCGGAGAACTGCGCAAGCGGTATTAG
- a CDS encoding hydrophobe/amphiphile efflux-3 (HAE3) family transporter — protein sequence MNNIFKRLGHFIEDQRGLVIMFSVLLLVGAMFGATRLTWATGIETMMSTDSQVYQDFQEFNEHFGAESVIVLARADNLSNLVDLDNIVALDTVEQEMSAADGVLSVVGPGFALRQAMAQMTGSAVLPPDQATLEAILLDNGAVRSEMKPFFPSDTFGIVIITMEGGVTPEQVTETVNAAKTSIGGVSFDGIQASVTGASVIFAEMQTLMSKSMSTMIGISMLLMLIILAVVFSVRGFFVWRWLPLGAVVIGSVYAFGMMGWISIPITMVTMAILPILIGLGVDYAVQFHNRYDEEARRGETVAAAIIDSVTHIGPAILIAIIAAGLGFAALFLSPVPMIRQFGTILIIGVIACYLVSLFILLPVLYAHDRRKHIKAAAGKNSVIVDNRTGIVERWLGKLAPWVIRNPVLIISIAAVFTIIGVGLDSRIETETDENKYISQDLPLMKDFNELAALSGGSAAFNVLVKADNVTRPEVLTWMLEAQGGMLTQSVIPVVGVTGIADTVAQIGQGQIPPNQEAIDQMLGFVPELLKANLLTDDKSMANITVLTGPGLNTEDLKALKTVVEGYLASPPAGVTATVTGQGVIGIELMNSLTSGRVEMTLLGIGLVFLGLFVLFRLNLVRALIATLPIAMIIGWSSVVMYLGDIKYTALTATLGSLIIGIGVEFTILMMMRYQEERKKGENPAVAMTTAMTKIGRAVITSGLTVVGGFGALLFARDFPILTDFGAVTMINVGFALVSSLVVLPTIIVAIDMRKERKLA from the coding sequence GTGAACAATATTTTTAAGCGTTTGGGGCATTTCATCGAGGATCAGCGCGGACTGGTCATCATGTTCAGTGTTTTGCTGCTGGTCGGCGCCATGTTCGGGGCAACCCGGCTGACCTGGGCTACCGGCATCGAGACGATGATGTCCACCGATTCCCAGGTTTATCAGGATTTCCAGGAATTCAATGAACACTTCGGTGCTGAATCGGTCATCGTCCTGGCGCGGGCGGACAACCTGTCGAATCTGGTCGACCTGGATAATATCGTTGCCCTGGACACGGTTGAACAGGAAATGAGTGCCGCGGACGGTGTGCTGTCTGTGGTTGGTCCCGGTTTCGCCCTGAGGCAGGCAATGGCACAGATGACCGGCTCTGCGGTGTTGCCACCGGATCAGGCTACATTGGAAGCCATCCTCCTCGATAACGGCGCCGTGCGCTCAGAGATGAAGCCGTTCTTCCCTTCCGACACCTTCGGCATCGTCATCATCACCATGGAGGGTGGGGTGACGCCGGAGCAGGTCACCGAAACGGTCAATGCCGCCAAAACATCTATCGGCGGTGTCTCCTTCGATGGCATTCAGGCCTCGGTCACCGGGGCATCGGTTATCTTTGCCGAGATGCAGACATTGATGAGTAAAAGCATGAGTACCATGATTGGTATCTCCATGCTATTGATGCTCATTATCCTGGCTGTTGTTTTTTCGGTACGCGGCTTCTTCGTCTGGCGGTGGCTGCCGCTGGGGGCGGTCGTTATCGGCAGTGTTTACGCCTTCGGCATGATGGGCTGGATATCGATACCGATCACCATGGTTACTATGGCCATCCTGCCTATCCTCATCGGTCTGGGTGTCGATTACGCCGTCCAGTTCCACAATCGTTATGATGAAGAAGCCCGTCGCGGGGAGACGGTGGCGGCAGCCATCATCGACTCCGTGACCCACATCGGCCCGGCCATTCTCATCGCCATTATCGCCGCCGGCCTGGGTTTTGCCGCCCTGTTCCTCTCTCCGGTGCCGATGATCCGGCAATTCGGCACTATTCTCATCATCGGCGTCATCGCCTGCTACCTGGTGTCGCTCTTTATACTGCTTCCGGTACTCTATGCTCATGACCGCCGCAAGCACATCAAGGCTGCCGCGGGCAAGAATTCCGTCATCGTCGATAATCGAACCGGTATCGTCGAACGATGGTTGGGGAAACTGGCGCCATGGGTCATCCGCAATCCGGTGCTGATCATCTCCATTGCCGCCGTCTTTACCATCATTGGCGTGGGGTTGGACAGCCGTATCGAGACGGAAACCGACGAAAATAAGTATATATCTCAAGACTTACCGTTGATGAAGGACTTCAACGAATTGGCAGCTCTTTCCGGCGGCTCCGCGGCGTTCAATGTACTGGTGAAAGCCGACAACGTCACCCGCCCGGAAGTGCTCACCTGGATGCTGGAAGCCCAGGGCGGAATGCTGACCCAGTCGGTCATTCCGGTGGTGGGGGTCACCGGCATCGCCGATACCGTGGCCCAGATCGGCCAGGGCCAGATACCGCCGAATCAGGAAGCCATCGATCAGATGCTAGGTTTCGTGCCGGAACTCCTCAAGGCAAATCTGTTGACCGATGATAAATCGATGGCTAACATCACCGTTCTCACCGGTCCGGGGCTCAACACCGAGGATCTCAAAGCTTTAAAGACGGTGGTCGAAGGTTACCTGGCTTCGCCGCCTGCAGGGGTGACGGCCACGGTTACCGGTCAGGGTGTCATCGGTATCGAACTCATGAACTCATTGACGTCAGGACGGGTCGAGATGACGCTTCTCGGCATCGGCCTGGTATTTCTGGGATTGTTCGTTCTTTTCAGGCTGAATCTGGTGAGGGCGCTTATTGCCACGCTGCCGATCGCCATGATCATCGGCTGGTCGAGCGTGGTGATGTACCTTGGGGATATAAAATACACCGCCCTGACCGCCACATTGGGATCACTGATCATCGGCATCGGCGTGGAGTTCACCATCCTGATGATGATGCGTTACCAGGAGGAGCGGAAAAAGGGTGAAAATCCGGCGGTGGCCATGACCACCGCCATGACCAAGATCGGCCGGGCGGTCATCACCTCCGGTCTGACAGTGGTCGGCGGTTTCGGGGCGCTGCTCTTCGCCCGTGACTTCCCCATTCTGACAGATTTCGGCGCGGTGACCATGATCAACGTCGGCTTCGCACTTGTGTCGAGTCTGGTGGTTTTACCGACGATCATCGTGGCGATCGATATGAGGAAAGAACGGAAGCTGGCCTGA
- a CDS encoding flavodoxin family protein, whose product MNVLVVYDSCYGNTEAVARAIGESISARVLRASEASRDDVRTCDLLIVGSPTQGGRPTKPLQAFIDEIPDSALGGITVATFDTRFSTKWVKMFGYAAERIAASLQDKGAKLKSPPACFFVNSEKGPLKDGELKRAGEWAKELTGVI is encoded by the coding sequence ATGAATGTCTTGGTTGTCTATGATTCCTGTTACGGCAATACAGAGGCTGTCGCTCGCGCTATCGGCGAGAGTATCAGCGCCAGGGTCCTTCGGGCAAGCGAAGCTAGCCGCGACGATGTGAGAACCTGTGACCTCCTCATCGTCGGCTCCCCGACCCAGGGCGGCCGCCCAACCAAACCGTTGCAGGCATTCATCGATGAAATACCCGATTCCGCCCTGGGTGGCATAACCGTCGCGACATTCGACACCCGTTTTTCAACTAAATGGGTTAAAATGTTCGGCTACGCCGCTGAAAGAATTGCCGCCAGTCTGCAGGATAAAGGCGCCAAACTGAAGTCACCGCCCGCCTGCTTTTTCGTGAATAGCGAAAAGGGTCCGCTCAAAGACGGTGAACTGAAGCGTGCCGGAGAATGGGCTAAAGAGCTAACCGGTGTGATTTGA
- the argS gene encoding arginine--tRNA ligase, with the protein MNGILSVKKVIIDLLAKAAAQAQEAGKLPAVSLPPIIIEHPQNTAHGDYAASLPLKMARSTGMKPLDIAAVLVEFIPRIPEVKSVTVAPPGFINFTLSDAWITEQVEAVIESGECYGNIDTGAGKKVQIEYVSANPTGPIHVGHGRGAVLGSALAAALKAAGFDVQQEYYVNDAGNQVMSFKRSLYTRYLQQLGKDVEMPAEGYFGHYMKDLARDILQEEGERFLDLPEAEALEQLGLVGLKKMLDVIRQDLSSLGVSFDRWFSEQSLYDSGEYDAVIEMLNKAGFVVEKEGAVWFTSTALGESKDNVIVRSDGTPTYFASDIAYHYDKFVRRGFDKGINIWGADHQGHISRMKAVLQALDIDPARLHIIISQLVTLRRGEEMVRLSKRTGEIITLREVLDEVGADACRFNFLARSADSQMDFDLELAKKQSAENPVYYVQYAHARICSIIGLARDRQIDYSDGDVTKLVEPAELELLRKMLLLPEIIAQVADTMEPHHLAYYAQVLATAFHSFYKDCRVVSADECLSKARLKLSVAARTVLARTLHLMGMSAPECM; encoded by the coding sequence TTGAACGGAATTCTATCTGTTAAAAAAGTAATTATCGACCTTTTGGCCAAAGCCGCCGCACAGGCGCAGGAAGCCGGCAAACTGCCGGCCGTCAGCCTGCCACCCATCATCATCGAGCACCCCCAGAACACTGCCCACGGCGACTACGCCGCCTCCCTGCCCCTCAAAATGGCGCGTTCCACCGGCATGAAGCCCCTGGATATCGCCGCGGTGCTGGTTGAATTCATCCCGCGGATACCGGAGGTCAAGAGCGTCACCGTGGCGCCGCCCGGATTTATCAATTTCACTCTGTCCGATGCCTGGATCACCGAGCAGGTGGAAGCGGTTATCGAGTCAGGTGAATGCTACGGCAACATTGACACCGGTGCCGGAAAGAAAGTCCAGATAGAATACGTCTCCGCCAATCCCACCGGCCCCATCCACGTCGGTCACGGCCGCGGCGCCGTTCTGGGCAGCGCCCTGGCGGCAGCGCTAAAAGCGGCCGGCTTCGATGTTCAACAGGAATATTATGTCAATGACGCTGGCAACCAGGTCATGTCCTTCAAGCGGTCGCTGTATACCCGCTACCTGCAGCAGTTGGGCAAGGACGTTGAGATGCCGGCCGAGGGTTACTTCGGCCATTATATGAAAGACCTAGCCCGCGACATCCTGCAGGAAGAGGGGGAACGATTCCTCGACCTGCCGGAAGCCGAGGCGCTGGAACAACTGGGGTTGGTCGGTCTGAAAAAGATGTTGGATGTCATACGTCAGGACCTTTCAAGCCTGGGCGTCAGCTTCGACCGCTGGTTCTCCGAGCAGAGCCTGTACGATAGTGGTGAATACGACGCCGTTATCGAAATGCTTAACAAAGCGGGTTTTGTCGTGGAGAAGGAAGGCGCCGTGTGGTTCACCTCCACCGCCCTCGGCGAGAGCAAGGATAACGTCATCGTCCGCTCCGACGGCACGCCGACCTATTTCGCCTCGGACATCGCTTACCACTACGACAAGTTCGTCCGCCGCGGCTTCGATAAGGGCATCAACATCTGGGGCGCCGATCATCAGGGTCATATCTCCCGGATGAAGGCGGTGCTCCAGGCACTGGATATCGACCCGGCACGCCTCCACATCATCATCTCTCAGCTGGTGACGCTGCGCCGCGGCGAAGAGATGGTCCGGCTGTCCAAGCGCACCGGTGAGATCATCACCCTACGGGAAGTCCTCGACGAGGTCGGCGCCGACGCCTGCCGCTTCAATTTCCTGGCTCGCAGCGCCGATTCCCAGATGGACTTCGACCTGGAACTGGCCAAGAAACAGTCCGCGGAGAACCCAGTGTACTACGTCCAGTACGCCCACGCCCGAATCTGCTCCATCATCGGTCTGGCCCGCGACCGGCAGATCGATTACTCCGACGGTGACGTGACCAAACTGGTCGAACCGGCGGAACTGGAACTCCTGCGCAAGATGCTGCTTCTGCCGGAGATCATCGCCCAGGTGGCTGATACCATGGAACCGCACCACCTGGCCTATTACGCCCAGGTGCTGGCTACCGCCTTCCACTCCTTCTACAAAGACTGCCGCGTCGTCTCAGCGGACGAGTGCCTCAGCAAAGCCCGATTGAAACTCTCGGTGGCGGCTCGCACCGTACTCGCCAGGACGCTGCACCTGATGGGGATGTCTGCGCCGGAGTGTATGTAG